One Campylobacter concisus DNA segment encodes these proteins:
- a CDS encoding DUF5416 family protein translates to MGKIAFYDKKFGEYDIEKFQNLQNFYLIKDDYCCDIVNDEIERFKFSDCEIEFLQLVDVASRHKKLFENIKIQDDIVRSIKILIKGYDQSLDKFDFDPGILNLNTPYKYAISQDFFEMTILLEEKPSVVTKFFSSIDYKIYKNGESRHVEFFINNKKIYERII, encoded by the coding sequence ATGGGCAAGATCGCTTTTTATGATAAGAAATTTGGTGAATACGACATTGAAAAATTTCAAAATTTACAAAATTTCTATCTCATAAAAGATGATTATTGCTGCGATATAGTTAATGATGAAATTGAACGATTTAAATTTAGTGATTGTGAAATAGAATTTTTACAATTAGTAGATGTTGCTAGTAGACATAAAAAACTATTTGAAAATATAAAAATTCAAGATGATATAGTAAGAAGCATTAAAATTTTAATAAAAGGCTATGACCAGAGTTTGGATAAATTTGACTTTGATCCTGGAATTTTAAATTTAAATACTCCTTATAAATATGCTATATCACAAGATTTTTTCGAAATGACCATTCTTTTAGAAGAAAAACCTTCTGTGGTTACTAAATTTTTCTCATCAATAGATTACAAGATATACAAAAATGGCGAAAGTCGTCACGTAGAATTTTTTATAAATAATAAAAAAATTTATGAAAGAATCATATAA
- a CDS encoding response regulator transcription factor, whose protein sequence is MQVILFTQNSALNNIWRSYFTGNSDVKFIHNRKEFFSYINDDVDIIGIDIDIFKDNIDDVIKNIIEKSPNIKILILSNRPTINEGKHLLTLGIKGYANSHMRKTHFEDAFETIFNGNIWLYQEFVQAMISELTGSYINSESEKVDKKTDLSELSSREREIADLIYQGLTNNEISEKTGITLRTVKAHTSSIYSKLNVKDRIGLVLLMKQLDA, encoded by the coding sequence ATGCAAGTTATTTTATTTACACAAAATAGTGCATTAAACAATATTTGGAGAAGCTATTTTACTGGCAATAGCGATGTGAAATTTATACATAATAGAAAAGAGTTTTTTTCTTATATAAATGATGATGTTGATATTATAGGCATTGATATTGATATTTTTAAAGATAATATTGATGATGTTATAAAAAATATAATTGAAAAATCACCAAATATAAAAATACTCATACTCTCAAATAGGCCAACGATAAACGAAGGCAAGCATCTGCTTACGCTTGGAATCAAGGGCTATGCAAATTCTCACATGAGAAAGACACACTTTGAAGATGCTTTTGAAACCATTTTTAATGGAAATATATGGCTTTACCAAGAATTTGTTCAGGCAATGATTAGTGAGCTAACCGGCTCATATATTAATAGCGAAAGTGAAAAGGTAGACAAAAAGACTGATCTCTCTGAGCTTAGTTCAAGGGAAAGAGAAATTGCAGATTTAATCTATCAGGGTCTAACAAATAATGAAATTTCAGAAAAAACAGGCATTACACTAAGGACGGTCAAGGCACATACAAGCTCAATTTATAGTAAGCTAAATGTAAAGGATAGAATAGGACTTGTGCTTTTAATGAAACAGCTTGACGCATAA